The window CGTCGAGCAACAGGACGCACTGCTCGCTGGCACCTTGCAGGGGGATCTGGTCGAGCATATGCATGGCCCGGCCAAACGCTGCGTGCTGAACGCCAAAGACATCGCCCGCAAGAAAATCTTTCAGGACAAACGCAAAACCCTGCACGAAATCGGCGCTTACACGACGCTGGAGATTCTGCTCAATTCGTTCTGCGGTGCTGCGCTGGAACAACACAACGGGCGCACCCCATCGTTCAAGAGCCGTCGTATTCTCGATTTGCTTGGCAACAACGCACCGGATCCACAGGGTTCATTGCACACGTCCTTTTTGCGCATGATCGATTTCATTGCCGGCATGACCGACAGTTACGCCAGCGACATGGCGCTGGAAATGACCGGTCGCTCCAGTCACTGATCACACAATATTCAACTGGCCGGCAAGATCGGCCAGTTGACTACATTACAATCACTTGCAACGTCCGATATTAGAGTCGCCGCTCGCGTTTTCAGCGACTTGATGACGCAATGTAACTACATGATACAAACAACAAACTTTCCAGCAGCCACAAGCTTTAAACACCTACGAAAAAGTCTGTCATAGCCAGCATTTGCAAAACATTCAAAGCGAACTATAAACCGCTGCAAATCCCGCACTTCCTTACGTCGAACCTAGTTTGACCGTAGTCCCTTTCCTCATTAATTGTAGGATTAATCCGATAGCACGACTGAAGCGATGTCAGTTCATGCGAGTGCTCATTCATCTGAGCTAAGGTGCGCGCTTTATTCGTGCTTGTATGGGATTTTATTATGAACTCCGTTTTTATTGTCGACGATCACCCGGTCATCCGTCTCGCCGTTCGCATGCTGCTCGAACATGAAGGTTATAAGGTCGTCGGTGAAACCGATAATGGGGTCGATGCCATGCAGATGGTGCGCGAGTGCATGCCAGACCTGATCATTCTCGATATCAGCATCCCCAAACTCGACGGCCTGGAAGTGCTGGCTCGCTTCAACGCAATGAGTTCGCCATTGAAAACCCTGGTGCTGACGGCCCAATGCCCGACCTTGTTTGGTATTCGCTGCATGCAATCCGGCGCTTCCGGTTATGTCTGCAAGCAGGAAGACTTGAGCGAGTTGGTCAGTGCGATAAAAGCGGTACTTTCCGGTTACAACTATTTCCCAAGTCAGGCATTGAATCCGGTTCGCAGTGACGACATTCGTTATACGGAGCTGGAGCTCTTCAAGTCCGTCAATGATCGCGAGTTGATGGTTTTGCAATTGTTTGCCCAGGGTCGCACCAACAAGGAAATCGCCAAGGGCATGTTTCTCAGCAATAAAACCGTCAGCACCTATAAAAAACGCCTGATGCAAAAACTCAAAGCCAAATCCCTTGTAGAACTTATCGAGATGGCCAAACGCAACGCACTCGTGTGAGACCCCGCATGCCCAGTCGTTTAAAGGACTATTTAATGACATTGATCGCCGGCCTGTGCCTGAGCGCCAATGTGTTCGCCATGCCGGTTGCTTCACCGGGCTATGCCTTGCTCAGCCGATCGGCGAGCGAGTCAGTGCCCGTCGCGTTCGAACAGTCTCAACGACAGTGGCTGCAAACCCGTAGTGAGCTGATATTGGGCACTTCCGCGCCGGACTATCCCCCCTTCGACATGACCGTCAGCGGACACGATTATGAGGGCCTGACCGCCGACTATGTCGGCCTGCTCAGTCAAAGCACCGGTTTGCCGATCCGGGTC of the Pseudomonas sp. Seg1 genome contains:
- a CDS encoding response regulator transcription factor — encoded protein: MNSVFIVDDHPVIRLAVRMLLEHEGYKVVGETDNGVDAMQMVRECMPDLIILDISIPKLDGLEVLARFNAMSSPLKTLVLTAQCPTLFGIRCMQSGASGYVCKQEDLSELVSAIKAVLSGYNYFPSQALNPVRSDDIRYTELELFKSVNDRELMVLQLFAQGRTNKEIAKGMFLSNKTVSTYKKRLMQKLKAKSLVELIEMAKRNALV